A region of Myxococcus stipitatus DSM 14675 DNA encodes the following proteins:
- a CDS encoding PQQ-binding-like beta-propeller repeat protein, which produces MTRIRIGHRWKREPSASPLDSIALELDGVDLLSGAVEESLAEVVPALVRAVTSLYTGVQGMAQVSLAEAHLELVLRRVGPQVELLVANLARPARLMRPPVKVDMDELVEAVRTTGARFLADVTRLAPKSVSSPLAQALAEPLKQLARPARPPEEEPHRPSVKRVEPPALTGFGFELRGTSPRVTRDGGKRGTAGMLAPLLTAGEVWLSLPGRPDAWKVQAPPFLTVLELSRQAVELARAVELGEARFELAPAGTRAPLLLDLKDGKAKAGRTGTSFALTGTDLAAALFHLGEALGAAFAEEDRTLVGNPYLVELADRCREGLSHLRGPVEPPERTGAAREKRSRSTGSASKPLKVPGRLRRLRFEKLWEQRGIDDAEESRLLLGRHGPVCCAPRIAVAFSRKDGTRLWKRAAPLGVAASADGHAIAADLSRVYGFTGRGTGARWLHDHDGIPLGPLLMRKDGLLLTLSEDRTVVAFAEATGREVWRLAPPRTQRSWLATQGHRALVTTDSGYVYGLDLEDGQVRFRMRAPLPFHGLPVPWGRRFLALLGRGSRWALLLADAHTGEAAWTHEPDLTHPSAPLPVGSRVFLAGEREREGVLLCLDKQGKPVWERPLNLGPGPYALSPLPRAVVVTSASGAAARVAASGTIDWRVGAAGEPLIGALPARTARGVTLVPGERVRAVDPRGGQVLAEVRAGVGLVALQADVRLNLFFLDDTGTLSAYRLGTHFTVVE; this is translated from the coding sequence ATGACCCGCATACGCATCGGACATCGCTGGAAACGCGAACCCTCGGCCTCCCCGCTGGATTCCATCGCACTGGAACTGGATGGAGTGGACCTTCTGTCCGGAGCGGTGGAGGAGTCCTTAGCAGAAGTAGTGCCCGCTTTGGTGCGCGCCGTGACCTCCCTGTACACGGGAGTCCAGGGAATGGCCCAGGTTTCTCTCGCGGAAGCCCACCTGGAGCTCGTGCTGAGGCGGGTGGGACCCCAGGTGGAGCTGCTCGTGGCCAACCTGGCCCGACCCGCCCGGCTCATGCGCCCCCCCGTGAAGGTGGACATGGACGAGCTGGTGGAGGCCGTCCGCACCACCGGAGCGCGATTCCTGGCGGACGTCACCCGGCTGGCCCCCAAGTCAGTCTCCTCCCCTCTGGCCCAGGCCCTCGCCGAGCCCCTCAAGCAGCTGGCCCGGCCCGCCCGGCCCCCGGAGGAAGAGCCCCACCGGCCCTCCGTGAAGCGGGTGGAGCCCCCTGCCCTCACCGGGTTCGGCTTCGAGCTGCGAGGCACCAGCCCCCGCGTCACCCGCGATGGAGGAAAGCGGGGCACGGCCGGGATGCTCGCCCCACTCCTGACCGCCGGTGAAGTCTGGCTCTCACTCCCGGGACGACCTGATGCCTGGAAGGTGCAGGCCCCGCCGTTCCTGACGGTGCTCGAGCTGTCGCGCCAGGCCGTGGAGCTCGCCCGCGCGGTGGAGCTGGGGGAGGCGCGCTTCGAGCTGGCTCCGGCGGGGACTCGGGCTCCGCTGCTGCTGGACCTCAAGGACGGCAAGGCCAAGGCGGGGCGCACGGGGACGTCGTTCGCGCTCACGGGCACGGACCTGGCCGCCGCCCTCTTCCACCTGGGCGAGGCGCTCGGCGCGGCCTTCGCGGAGGAAGACCGCACGCTGGTCGGCAACCCCTACCTGGTGGAGCTGGCGGACCGCTGCCGCGAGGGGCTCTCCCACCTGCGCGGCCCCGTGGAGCCTCCCGAGCGCACGGGCGCGGCCCGGGAGAAGCGCTCACGGTCGACGGGGAGCGCCTCGAAGCCGCTCAAGGTGCCCGGCCGACTGCGGAGGCTGCGCTTCGAGAAGCTGTGGGAGCAGCGCGGAATCGACGACGCGGAGGAGTCCCGGCTCCTGCTCGGCCGCCACGGCCCCGTCTGCTGCGCGCCACGAATCGCGGTGGCCTTCTCGCGCAAGGACGGCACGAGGCTCTGGAAGCGAGCCGCCCCCTTGGGCGTGGCCGCGTCGGCGGATGGCCACGCCATCGCGGCGGACTTGTCGCGCGTCTACGGCTTCACGGGCCGAGGCACGGGCGCGCGCTGGTTGCACGACCACGACGGAATCCCCCTGGGGCCCCTGCTCATGCGCAAGGACGGGCTGCTCCTCACGCTCTCCGAGGACCGCACCGTCGTCGCCTTCGCGGAAGCCACGGGCCGCGAGGTGTGGCGACTGGCCCCCCCGCGCACCCAGCGCAGCTGGCTCGCGACACAAGGCCATCGCGCCCTGGTGACCACGGACTCCGGCTACGTCTACGGCCTGGACCTCGAGGATGGACAGGTGCGCTTCCGCATGCGCGCGCCGCTGCCCTTCCATGGCCTCCCCGTGCCCTGGGGCCGGCGCTTCCTCGCGCTGCTGGGCCGAGGCTCCCGCTGGGCCCTGCTCCTGGCCGACGCGCACACCGGCGAAGCCGCGTGGACCCACGAGCCGGACCTCACGCACCCGTCCGCGCCGCTGCCCGTGGGCTCGCGCGTGTTCCTCGCGGGTGAGCGTGAACGCGAGGGCGTCCTGCTGTGCCTGGACAAGCAGGGGAAGCCCGTCTGGGAGCGGCCGCTGAACCTGGGCCCGGGTCCCTATGCGTTGTCCCCGCTCCCTCGCGCCGTCGTGGTGACGAGCGCCTCCGGAGCCGCGGCACGCGTCGCCGCGTCGGGCACCATCGACTGGCGCGTGGGCGCCGCGGGAGAGCCGCTCATCGGCGCGCTTCCGGCACGCACCGCGCGGGGCGTGACGCTGGTGCCCGGAGAGCGCGTGCGCGCGGTGGACCCGCGAGGAGGCCAGGTGCTGGCGGAGGTGCGCGCGGGGGTGGGGCTCGTCGCGCTCCAGGCGGACGTGCGCCTCAACCTCTTCTTCCTGGACGACACCGGCACGCTGTCCGCGTACCGGCTGGGCACCCACTTCACCGTCGTGGAGTGA
- a CDS encoding HTH domain-containing protein, with protein sequence MTFYEAALRVLESEGRPLHFLEITEKSIQQSLLSHVGKTPEVTMLSRLAAMARRTRDRKVIVTAKDTFALVDWSIPEDVEALAQTGVIEPNPEEDLPPLRPAERHPEPRTDNVRAAGRGSERKRRRDEDEERGGKRKRFPPLPEVVFEILSDADAGLRTEAIIERARSKELCAEDLTVEAVLTALLEDNQRRIDAGRRPQYAFNKDSGEVTLERAGSPSEAPSLELQAAFAQALGIPLEAGRPVLARTGAAAAASEPVVDAALLTTLRTSLKDARRAVARGLRKRLGDADVGTFEKSVVKMMHALGFRELKVAKRSKEGPLLTARKREGSVELRYAVRMLKGTPAIDRKSVQELRRDLSHYSAQVGLLVTAGDVRGDARTEAQASGSLVMLWCGDALGEKFLEAETAVTVTRVELYEVDERFFEAAKLDAEEAQKRREERQREKQTREDEGGEVAATPTERPREKRRRERERREARSSDEVEVSVEGAEAREGGGAAAEPREGIPAAPVPAPQSTGAEDDEGDDGDDEGEDDDLEAASAFVGARPDGSAADGGADAAQGDRKRRRRRRRGRRGRGNRGAEAGATPAGAPQGEGAVAGAEGAVTAPEAGVAPTEGAATSGAEVQGTETATGVESGAVASTEESAPVATQPEVVAQPAEVVAPAVTEGATEVAAVEQAPSEETVKAATEGVASETPQDASTPPKLPSEGSEG encoded by the coding sequence ATGACATTCTACGAGGCCGCGCTCCGAGTCCTGGAGAGCGAAGGTCGTCCCCTCCACTTCCTTGAAATCACAGAGAAGTCCATCCAACAGAGCCTGCTCTCCCACGTCGGCAAGACGCCCGAAGTGACGATGCTCTCGCGCTTGGCCGCCATGGCGCGCCGCACGAGGGACCGCAAGGTGATTGTGACCGCGAAGGACACCTTCGCGTTGGTGGATTGGTCGATTCCCGAGGATGTTGAGGCCCTGGCACAGACTGGCGTAATCGAGCCGAATCCGGAAGAGGACCTGCCGCCCTTGAGGCCGGCGGAGCGTCATCCGGAGCCACGCACGGACAACGTGCGGGCGGCGGGTCGCGGCAGTGAGCGCAAGCGCCGGAGGGACGAAGACGAGGAGCGGGGTGGAAAGCGCAAGCGTTTCCCGCCGCTGCCAGAGGTGGTGTTCGAAATCCTCAGCGATGCCGACGCGGGGCTGCGCACCGAGGCCATCATCGAGCGGGCTCGGAGCAAGGAGCTGTGCGCCGAGGACCTCACGGTGGAGGCGGTGCTCACGGCGCTCCTGGAGGACAACCAGCGCCGCATCGACGCGGGCCGCCGGCCGCAGTACGCGTTCAACAAGGACTCCGGAGAGGTGACGCTGGAGCGCGCGGGCTCGCCGAGCGAGGCCCCGTCGCTGGAGCTCCAGGCCGCGTTCGCGCAGGCGCTGGGGATTCCGCTGGAGGCGGGACGTCCGGTGTTGGCTCGGACGGGAGCCGCCGCGGCCGCGAGCGAGCCGGTGGTGGATGCCGCGCTGCTGACCACGCTGCGCACGTCGCTCAAGGACGCGCGTCGCGCGGTGGCGCGTGGGTTGCGCAAGCGCCTGGGCGACGCGGACGTGGGAACGTTCGAGAAGTCCGTCGTGAAGATGATGCACGCGCTGGGCTTCCGCGAGCTGAAGGTGGCCAAGCGTTCCAAGGAAGGCCCCTTGCTGACGGCGCGCAAGCGCGAGGGCAGCGTGGAGCTGCGCTACGCGGTGCGGATGCTGAAGGGCACTCCGGCCATCGACCGCAAGAGCGTGCAGGAGCTGCGTCGCGACCTGAGCCACTACTCGGCGCAGGTCGGCTTGCTGGTGACGGCGGGCGATGTGCGCGGGGACGCGCGCACCGAGGCGCAGGCCAGCGGCTCGCTGGTGATGCTGTGGTGCGGGGACGCGCTGGGGGAGAAGTTCCTGGAGGCCGAGACGGCCGTCACCGTCACGCGCGTCGAGCTGTACGAGGTGGACGAGCGGTTCTTCGAGGCCGCGAAGCTGGATGCCGAGGAGGCCCAGAAGCGCCGCGAGGAGCGTCAGCGCGAGAAGCAGACGCGCGAGGACGAGGGAGGCGAGGTCGCCGCCACTCCGACGGAGCGTCCGCGCGAGAAGCGTCGTCGTGAGCGGGAGCGGCGTGAGGCGCGCTCGTCCGACGAGGTGGAGGTCTCCGTGGAGGGTGCGGAGGCTCGCGAGGGTGGTGGTGCCGCGGCCGAGCCCCGTGAGGGGATTCCCGCCGCGCCCGTTCCGGCGCCGCAGTCCACGGGTGCGGAGGACGACGAGGGCGACGACGGGGATGACGAGGGCGAGGACGATGACCTGGAGGCCGCGAGCGCCTTCGTGGGGGCTCGTCCGGACGGTTCCGCCGCCGACGGTGGGGCCGATGCCGCGCAGGGTGATCGCAAGCGCCGCCGCCGCCGTCGTCGTGGGCGCCGGGGTCGTGGCAACCGGGGCGCCGAGGCTGGCGCCACGCCGGCGGGGGCACCGCAAGGTGAGGGTGCCGTCGCGGGAGCCGAGGGTGCCGTGACGGCTCCCGAGGCTGGCGTCGCGCCGACGGAGGGAGCCGCCACTTCGGGTGCTGAGGTCCAGGGCACGGAGACCGCGACGGGTGTCGAGTCGGGTGCTGTGGCTTCGACGGAGGAGTCCGCGCCTGTGGCAACCCAGCCGGAGGTCGTCGCGCAGCCGGCTGAGGTTGTGGCCCCTGCTGTGACGGAAGGCGCTACGGAGGTTGCCGCGGTGGAACAGGCTCCTTCGGAAGAGACCGTCAAGGCGGCGACGGAGGGTGTTGCTTCCGAGACTCCGCAGGATGCGTCGACTCCGCCCAAGCTTCCCTCCGAGGGGAGCGAAGGCTGA